The genomic segment TCTAGCTCAGGCGAGCCCTGGGGTTGCCCGAAGTAGTTAGCAGCAGCCAGGCCAAAGTGGCTTTTGCCGTGTCCATAAGTCGCCATGAACACGAATCGATTGTCGAGCGTGGGCGAGGTGGCCGTCTGTCGCAGCAGGTCGAGTAGTTCCGCCGTGCCCTTGCGCCCTTCGCGCCCGCCACTTCCACGCGTGAACATGAAGCGCCGGGTCAAGTCATGGTTCAACTCGCGGTTCTCGTAGAACGTCGACAGCTGAACGTCGCTGCGGAACTCGGTGTCGGTGTCGGGAACGCTGATGTCGCGGACAAGGACGGGGCCACTCATGTTCTCTCTCCTTACAGATTCCAGGTGCTCAGGCGGCCCTGGTCTTTCCACTGGGCAAGATCGGTATCCCACGGCAGCAGTTCCTCGGCTGCCTCTGGGAACGTTGCGAGCAGGGCGCGGGGGCGCTTGGCAAAGGCGCTGTGCAGGAATGTCCAGAACTTCCGGCGCTCCTCGCCGCTGAGGGCTGCCACGGGAAGGTCGAGGTTGGACAGCAGGAGATGGTGCGCCTCGTGCCGCTCGGTGCAGATCGCGTCGAGCTCCGCGATGAGTCGATCTGCGGAGTAGCGCAGCCGCCGCTCGCCCAGCCGGAGCCGCTCCACGCGCCAGGTCTGGTAGTCGAGGTGCCCCAGGTTCAGCCGGGCCGCCACTTCCTTCTCGCGGCCCAGCCAGAGCCGCGGCAGCAGCAGCAGGCCCGTCTTGACATACAGCCCGCCCCCGGTCAGGCGGCGCACCAGCGCTTCGGCTTCGGAGACGCCCACTCCAGGTGAGTCTTCAGTCGTCATAAATCTCTTCCAGGAGAGCAGTAGGGCTGGGGGGGCGAGTCACTTGATGGGGAGGCGCTTGCTGCCAAAGCTCCAATACACCTCGCCTCGTGAGTCCCCGGAGAGACCTGTTCAGCGCGAACTGGCTCAGGAAGAACAGGCTGCCAAAGCCGCCCGGCTCGGACAGGTCGGTGAGATTGCGAGTCTGCACATGTCCGTATCGTCCTTCCCAATAGTGCGAGAGCGCGTAGGCCAGCACGCCTAATGGCACCGGCTCCGGCTCGCCGAGGCTGTAGCCGTCAGCAGTCTCGCGGAGCAATCCCAACGCCCCCAGGCCTTCCGGCTTGGTATTGAGGTACGTTCCCGCGTACACCGTCGCGCACGTGCGCAGGCTGCGGTCGGCCAGCGTTCGCCCTTGCTCGGCCTGCACGCTGCGTCCGACTTCTTCTGTCAACTCGGCCCCGCCAAAGCTGGTGCCCAGTTCGGGCAGCCGCATCGTCAGGTCATGCCAGAAGCGCGGGCCGGGGCCATGCGGCGCACTCAGGTGGTAATGCATCAACCACTGGGTCGCGGGCAGCGACAGGGAAGCGTCATGCGCGAGCACATGCTGGCCGAGGGGGGTAAGTTGATTTTTTCCTGCCTCACGCAGTCCACAACCGGTGGCATAGCGGGGCATAGCTTTAACGTAATTGTTGCCAAGATTGGTTGTCTTGCGCAGGCTGGAGAAGAGGGCATCTTCACTTTCACCACGGCCAATGGATTGCAGGACT from the Deinococcus sp. NW-56 genome contains:
- a CDS encoding DUF4007 family protein → MATKVLNSTKRGRWSGRDKPHQLILWLAVLELIERGHILENRVYLDAELRQTFSRIFQEFALGDDLPQIGPPFFHLRSSEIWHHVIKSGQEEYYNSLTTSGGGTKRLEQSVEYAQIDSAVFQALAISNDRESLRRAIVDILTSEQRTAVMSNGARSGPMFHESFALNRPAIAAVLQSIGRGESEDALFSSLRKTTNLGNNYVKAMPRYATGCGLREAGKNQLTPLGQHVLAHDASLSLPATQWLMHYHLSAPHGPGPRFWHDLTMRLPELGTSFGGAELTEEVGRSVQAEQGRTLADRSLRTCATVYAGTYLNTKPEGLGALGLLRETADGYSLGEPEPVPLGVLAYALSHYWEGRYGHVQTRNLTDLSEPGGFGSLFFLSQFALNRSLRGLTRRGVLELWQQAPPHQVTRPPSPTALLEEIYDD